In Lycium barbarum isolate Lr01 chromosome 9, ASM1917538v2, whole genome shotgun sequence, the DNA window TTTTTCCAAGAAGGTTTCTCCAACAGGAGATCCTTGTTTAACAAAAATGGCAGGATATCCAATTGGAGCTTCCACCCAAGCTTCAGAACCTTGTGTTGAATACAATTTTCCTGTCCAAATATGCTTCCATGAAGAGCTTTCTCCTATTGGGAAATAGGCCTTGACAGTTTCCTTGCCTTTGTCTAACACAGGTACCACTAGTATCTCTGTGCCAACTAGGAATTGCTCATATGTTAAACTTTGTACACGTTCATCTTCAGGATAGTGAAGGAAGAGATGTCGACAAATTGGGAGCCCTTTCTGAGAGGCTTCCTGAGTAATCCAAGTAAGTACGAACTCTTAGATGTTTTGATTTAAAATTCTAATTTTGAAATACCAATTCTATAGATATTGTATATTACCTTAACTAGTTGAATCCTGTAAAATTTCCATGCTTTGTAGACCTTGGCAAGACGTGCGAAATGTGACAGAGTCCTATTATTAGAGTAGAACTGGCTGTTGCAAGATGGCTTGTTACCCTGAATGAATGTTCAGAAATGGCAAAACGTGTCAAATCTTTCAGCATCGAGTgaaaagaaaagataaaaaaaCCAGGGAAATCTTGAAACTCACTTCATGTGTTCGGAACACGGTGGTAAAGGCAGCCAGTTCCATCCATCGCAATAGAAGCTCTTCACTTCTTCGATACTTAAAAAATGGTAAGTTTACTGCACAGTAGCCTCCAATGTCACTGTGATTAAGAGCGTATCCTGAAAGTCCTCCGCTAAGCAAGCCAATGACTGCACTCTTGATGCCATCATTTTTTTGCCAACTCACCATTTGGTCTCCCTCCCAAAATAGCATTGCCCATTTAGGAGTATCCCTATAACCAGCCCTCATGAAGAAGACCAAACTCTCCTCCGGATCTTCTCCCTCTTTACCTACATGCGAGCTTTTCCATTCGTCTACGAATTCCCTGTTGATTTTTGCCCATAATTCTGGATATCTATTATGTGCTGCAATTGGATCTTCACCTGGATAATTAAAAGGACTATATATTAGTACTTTCTTGGACATAAATGGTGGAGAAGTAGTAAACGACGTTGTACAACTAATTCGAGTGTTTTTCATTGCTGGCCGACCTGAATACAAGCAGGCATCGACAGGAAGGCCTTCGCCAAAATCTGCCATCCATCCTCTTACTCCATCATCTACCATTTCTTGGAGAATCTGCTTGAACCAATTTGCGGTATGTGGATGTGTCAAATCCAACATCCCTACGTCAAATGCTGTATTGGGAACCATATACGGTTCCCCATTCTTGTCTTTTACTAAGATATCCAGCTTCTTTGCCTCCTCAAAATGGTGTCTTCTTAAATTTGGCTTTTTATCCATCTGCAGTTTTGAAACCAAAACTTGTAAAGGTTGTGTACTAGAATTTCCACACAATAAATGATACTACTATAAGTTATGATAAATACCGGAGCTAGACAAGGATTGCAATATGTCATCACTTTGATATGTTGCATATTAAGGTCTCGAATTAGTTGTTTCCACCCTGAGTATCTCGTTTCATCTGCTTCCCAATTCCACCAAAGTTGTGATCCAATGACTGTCTCTCTCTGCCCTACCCAATCCTGAATAAAGAGTATATGGAAAACATCTTACATACCTGGATAAATCATCTAATTATTGAATCAATTTGAGTATTCTTTCATTAAAATGATCTTTTGGTGTTAAACCAGGTAGGCTTACCTGCAACCAGAATGCTGATACTGGTACTTCATATCTTTTCATTTCATTCCAAATACTGCGGACGGTGTCCGTGCCACCTTGCATTCCCACCACTGCACCAGAAATAATCCACTCTGGAAGAAGTGGGAGTCTACCAGTGCTTCCTGTGAAACATTCAATAATCTCTGAAGGTGAGTTCCCGTGCAGTATCCGTCCTTCAAATGAGTCCCCATGTAACTGCAACAATATTTTAAAGAGCACAAAAATATGAGCGCAAGTGATCAGTATGAGATGTGAACAAAATCTACATTTGAACATGAGTTTCTAGATTCTTCCTTTCATATTATCTGCTTTAACACAACATGTAGTGAGATTATTTCTTCTGGTCTTAATGTTCTTTTTTATATGGTATGAGATAAGATTGTCTACACTTGTGTGTTTAAGAGAAAATACAAGTTTTGTGCAGCAGATAATTCAGATAATGCCTAGTTAACATTAACTGAAAGTGTGCCACCAAGATTTAAGCTTGAATTACACTATAAATATTTGAAAGGCAGGAATTGTGGAAAGTCACCTGTATCTGGATTCTATCATCTTTTGTTAGATCAAACACTGAATAGTTGTAACCCTCCAAGTACATTGACCTCATCTTTGATGTCATGTAGAATGGTGAAGGAGCATAAGTTGTGCTCCAGTCACCGCCTGCCCTACATGACACAATGGTTTATTTGAGTCTTTTGATTAGAAAAGAACTGGGTAACTATACCATTGATGTAGTTTTCACAAAGGGTAGAGTCAGAAAGGTTTTCAACATAAATGGTGAATACATCGACAACCCCTTAAACAAGCTAGTAATTTTCATTTGGACACTCGAACTACCGCATGTTCCAATTTACTGAACAAATGATAAAATGTTTTCTATTAGACATTTTTTACTCAAATACAAGAACcctttatcatgtgttcaggtgCTCAATCATAAGATGTCGTAGTTCGGGCTTAAATGAAATGTGCTAACAAGTTTAAGGAGTTGTCGATGTACGTAACCTAAGTTTAATGTAGTGTCGatgggaaaaataaaaaaatacctgTAGCTAACTAAGTTGGCTGCAAAGGTAATAGGTTGATCACCTCTTCCAATCCCTTGTTCTTGAACAAAAATGGGGACCCTCTTTCCTTTGAAGTTCATATGAGAAAATTGCTCTCCAAAACCAAAGATTTTCTCATTTCTTTCACTTGAATATGTTACACAAATCCTATTATATCCATTCACTCCTGCACTACTTTTCATCACCAAGTTCTCCTCAGGTGATGAAACAATGACAGATTTTTTTCTTGATAGAAATCCACCAAACCACCCAGCTCTGCGTCTCCGAATTCGACCAAATTTTAGAGAAAAGCTTCGGTAACTTCTTGGAGAAACTCTTTGTGGAAGTTCTAAATCTGGTTTCCCAATTCTCACCTGGAAACCAACTTGGTTACATTCTTTCTGATCAAAGAGAAGCCAATATCTTGCACGAGTGGAAGTTTCTTTCTCTGAATCTTTTCTTCTTGTAAATctaacctttttctttcttttattgaCACCAAAAACTTTCCCTGTGATCATTAAAACAGGAAACAAGGGATTCTTTGACAGGGAAAATGATGGAAAAACTCGATCTTGATCATATTCGTGTATGATCTTAATGTCTTCAATGGTTTGATGATTAGTTATTGAATGAACATGTTTATCTTTAATGAGGAATGACCCTCTACTTTCTTCCACTTCAGTTTCAGCAATGGCTGCAGAAATGAAAGCTTCTCCAGGTATGGTGGACCATAAGGGCCTTGCAGGTTTAGACTTGTGAGATATTGAAAGAAATCCACCATCTTTTGATGACCAATTCAACTGGAAATCTATTCCAATGGCGTAGATCTGATGAGGAGGGAGTTTCAGAGAATTCAAGAATAAAGTTCCATAGATTAATGGGAGTGACTTTGGGTTGGCAGGGAAAGGATTATTGAAATGTTTGTGATGCTTTTTTGTGATTTTCAAAGTTGCCATGTTGGGAAATAAAGTTCTATTCTAAATGCATTTATTTATACACATGTACATTGGTGTGTTGTGGTATGTTGGCCCAAATTTTTCATTGGCTTATGAGATTCTGGTAGCTTTCTTGGTTGGAATATAGAAGTAATAGTTTTACTTTTCGGACATAAAATAGTCAAATTTCCTTTTTGAGCTAGCACATGTTTGGAAATGCTCCAAGTCTTATGAATGTGAACTGAGAAACTTTGACCGAATCCTCTCGTCTCTCTCTCTTGAGTGTTTTGTAGCTGGCACCTCTATAGTTTGGTAAAGACTTACCAGCATCAGATCAGATCACATCACCTTATTATCATTAAGTAATTtaatataataattattatattaattaacTATGGTTAATCGAAAAAGGTGTATGTGCAAACATTAACATTCATTTATTGATTTGATGTAAATATCTAACATGTATAAGTTTTAACCTCTATAATTTCATTACAGGATTCACCCACTAGCATTTTTTCTAAAAAGGAATGGATTTGTTGGAGTTTAAGTAGGCATGCTCTAATAAAGGCTATTAAATAAGTGTTTGTTATACTCCCTTACTTGTCTACTATACTaaaatatattttcattttttcaatattaaaataaaaacatattttttttcatgttttattCTTACCACTAATTACTTATTCCCCAAGTCATTTCAAGATCGATGACTATACATCAATTAACATGGATATTGTGGTAAAATACTCTTATATATTAACTATTAAGTATTTCTTAAAGGATATGCAAAGTTCAAAATacacaagtaaaagtgaatggagggagtacaaTTAGACTTCTATATAGCAGTCATCTTCTATAATAACATTTCTTTGAAATTGATTTTTCATAGTATGTTATATTACATGCTGTCTataatactccttccgtcccaattaTGTCGCATCTTTATGATTTTGAGAGTCAAATGAGTTTTCTTTGACCATGATCTTtttatatgtcttttaaatattctAAGTTATCTATTATTgtgatttataatattttttacatagttttcaaatatgcaaattttatttcaaaaaacttaaagattttaTGTCCGAACTCACGATCAAAATTgaaaagtttgactctcgaaaactGAAATGTGAtccataaattgggacaaaggaaATAATATTTTGCTGTTGCAaccaaatactccctccgtttctaAATAAATAGTATTTGaggctttttattttgtttcaaaataagtggtgctttaggattttaagaagaaattgatctgattattccaaaattacccttatttaCATAATTAAGAATCATTGAGTAGTTTTTCTACGAAAGAGGTAAAATTTAATTCAGGGTAAAttagtaaaaatatttttaattttttaggaGTAAGTAATTTCTTAAGAGATGGATATCACAGAGAGATTCGATTGTATGTGTCCATTCCTTTGTCAGTATTAATCACCAAATATTTACATCATAAAAGGGGTAGTTTTTCGAGAGTAAATATCTTCTTTAATTGTTTTCTTTTAGGTGTGCGGTCAGCAACCTAAACAGACAAAGAAAAAGGACAGGAAAATAATTCTCCAATAGAaacaaggaaaagaaaagagaaaaggaaTACTGTGTTAATTGCCAAGTTGCTTTACATTTTTCTTCCCCGCCACCATAGCAAGACAATATTTTCTCTCTTTTCATCTTTTAATTTtagtgttatttttttttttatgaagatTCAAAGACGTACCTGGCCAGCTATCTGTGGAAGATTCACTTTTGTACTTGATGGGGTTTTTGGAAGATGCATGGAGACGCAATCATTGCTAGAATTAAACTACATGAACGGTTCACTTGGTACatttttactactatatagaagcatgggtctcAACCCATGCTTCGTCATCCTAAAACATTAAAAAATTATGTggtcctcatattaaacaccaaccaatattaaaaaaaaaatgtgtgatcctcatattaaacaccaaccaatattaaaaaatttaaaaaaaaacaccaaccaatattaaaaaaaaaaagtaaaaaaagtggaacccatcatCTTCCAACTCACgcaaaaaagtggaccccacattaacaaaatcaagcaatataaaaaaaaaaaaaaaagtgaatcccatattaaaaaaaacaaacaatgtaaaaaaaaaagtggagactttgtattcgtagcaaacactaatataataaagttttagatacggagcacaaactataatgttatattaatcgtgttttgaacatagtatcccatattgacaaaatcaagcaatataaaaaaaaagtgaatcccatattaaaaaaataaacaatgtcaaaaaaacaaagtgcagactttgtaatcgtagcaaacactaatataataaaattttagatatggagtacaaactataatgttatattaatcgtgttttgaacatagtatatatatatatacatcatcttcaaactcacggaaaaaaaaaagtggaccccatattaacaaaatcaagcaatataaaaaaaaaaaaaaaagtgaatcccatattaaaaaaacaaacaatgtcaaaaaaaaaagtgcagaatttgtattcgtagcaaacactaatataataaagttttaaatacggagcacaaactacaatgttatattaatcgtgttttgaacatagtatcccatattgacaaaatcaagcaatataaaaaaaaaagtgaatcccatattaaaaaaataaacaatgtcaaaaaaaaaagtgcagactttgtattcgtagcaaacaccaatataataaagttttagatacggagcacaaactacaatgttatattaatcgtgttttgaacatagtatatatatatatatatatatatatatatatatatatatatatgcataaaaatagtgcaaactaataatgtccaaaagggtgagcctcatactaaacaacaccaagcaatataaaaaaataaaaaaaataaaaaaagaaactatataaagcatgggtttcccatgcttcgtcgtccgttgtcccttaaaaaaaagggtgggccccatactaaataacaccgagcaataaaaaaaaggaagaaaaaaaagtgaaactcaccatctccaaactcatgggaaaaaaaagtgaaccccatattatcaaaatcaagcaatataaaaaaaaaagtgaaccccatattaaaaaaaattaatgttaaaaaaaagtgcagattttgtattcgtacTCGATTGAGCATAGAAGCTTCCATACTTGCATTTTTTATTATGAAAAAAGGTTCCCCCTTTCTTGCCCAACTATTTCGGGTAGAGGCAAATCGGGAACCAGCGGTGGGGCTTCAGGTAGGGCATCGGGAACCCCCGGTGGGGCTTCAGGTAGGGCATCGGGAACcaaagttttagatatggagcacaaactacaatgttatattaattgtgttttgaacatagtatatgtatatatattatatgcataaaaatagtacaaactaataatgtccaaaaaaaaaagtgcaccccataaagggtggaccccatactaaacaacatcaaacaatataaaaaaaaagtaaaaaaaaagtggactccatattaacaaaatcaagcaatataaaaaaaaaaaaaaaaagtgaaccccatattaaaaaaaaaaataatgtcaaaaaaaagtgcacactttgtattcgtagtaaacactaatataataaagttttagatacggagtacaaactacaatgttatattaatcgtgttttgaacatagtatatatatatatatgtgtgtgtgtgtgtgtgtgtgtgtgtgtgcataaaaatagtgcaaattaataatgtcaaaaaaaaagtgcactccatattgaaaaatcaaacaatattcatgtaatttccaaagtatctcgttaagtcaataatgatggattcattgccacgtgtgtATCAATCCATtaatgggagcaaatgaaattgcttttcttcaaaaggttaagtagtcaaaccatacaattttctttcttttttatattagcctgatatctaatctagatattaaactgttgtatttgctattccgccatgtcatttatttgttatgtttactaaaataaatatacttaaagtatttatattttaaaataagatagaatttaattacttttttatttttatt includes these proteins:
- the LOC132611142 gene encoding uncharacterized protein LOC132611142, which gives rise to MATLKITKKHHKHFNNPFPANPKSLPLIYGTLFLNSLKLPPHQIYAIGIDFQLNWSSKDGGFLSISHKSKPARPLWSTIPGEAFISAAIAETEVEESRGSFLIKDKHVHSITNHQTIEDIKIIHEYDQDRVFPSFSLSKNPLFPVLMITGKVFGVNKRKKKVRFTRRKDSEKETSTRARYWLLFDQKECNQVGFQVRIGKPDLELPQRVSPRSYRSFSLKFGRIRRRRAGWFGGFLSRKKSVIVSSPEENLVMKSSAGVNGYNRICVTYSSERNEKIFGFGEQFSHMNFKGKRVPIFVQEQGIGRGDQPITFAANLVSYRAGGDWSTTYAPSPFYMTSKMRSMYLEGYNYSVFDLTKDDRIQIQLHGDSFEGRILHGNSPSEIIECFTGSTGRLPLLPEWIISGAVVGMQGGTDTVRSIWNEMKRYEVPVSAFWLQDWVGQRETVIGSQLWWNWEADETRYSGWKQLIRDLNMQHIKVMTYCNPCLAPMDKKPNLRRHHFEEAKKLDILVKDKNGEPYMVPNTAFDVGMLDLTHPHTANWFKQILQEMVDDGVRGWMADFGEGLPVDACLYSGEDPIAAHNRYPELWAKINREFVDEWKSSHVGKEGEDPEESLVFFMRAGYRDTPKWAMLFWEGDQMVSWQKNDGIKSAVIGLLSGGLSGYALNHSDIGGYCAVNLPFFKYRRSEELLLRWMELAAFTTVFRTHEGNKPSCNSQFYSNNRTLSHFARLAKVYKAWKFYRIQLVKEASQKGLPICRHLFLHYPEDERVQSLTYEQFLVGTEILVVPVLDKGKETVKAYFPIGESSSWKHIWTGKLYSTQGSEAWVEAPIGYPAIFVKQGSPVGETFLEKLGKYNVL